Part of the Magnetococcales bacterium genome, CAAAGGGGCCTTCACCGGGGCGGTGCGGGATCGGATCGGGCGTTTCAAGCTGGCGGATGGGGGAACGCTCTTTTTGGATGAAATCGGTGAAATTTCCCTGCACATGCAGACCCGGCTTTTGCGCACCCTACAGGAGCGGGAGTTTGAGCCGGTGGGCTCCTCCAGAACAGTCAAGGTGGATGTGCGCATCGTGGCGGCCACCAATCGGGATCTGCGCAAGCGGATTAAGGAAGGGGCTTTTCGGGAGGATCTTTTTTATCGTCTGAACGTGGTGGAGGTGGCCATTCCCCCTTTGCGGCAGCGTCGGGATGATATTCCCCTGCTGATCAATCATTTCCTGCGTAAGTTTAACACCAAATATCAAAGCAACATCAGTGGGGTGGCTGATAGCGTGCTGGAAGTGTGCATGACCCACCCTTGGCCCGGAAATGTCCGGGAGTTGGAAAATGTCATTGAGCACGCCTTTGTCACCTGCCGACGGGCGGTGATCAAGATCAAGCACCTGCCCAAGGAGTTTCTCAAAGGTAAGATGCCCTGTGGGGATGCCCTGCCTCCCGTGGTGCAATCCTCCGATCCAGAGCGGGATACCATTTTGCGGGCGTTGGAAACGACCCATTGGAAAAAAAATCTGGCGGCAAAGCTATTGGGTATCAGCCGGAGTACGCTCTATCGGAAAATGGAGGTTTTCAAGATTCAGTAGGGCTTCTACCATGTGTGTTGAATATGGAGGGTTGTAGCGGGGCTGGCCTCTTGCCTCGATCAACCATGATATTGGACCGGTCACCTCTTCCGGTGTGAGGCCGAGATTTCCCACCCCATCATACCCCTTGCTCCAAACCACAAAGGCAACATTGT contains:
- a CDS encoding sigma 54-interacting transcriptional regulator → MSKMPTSAVGVALESGDFLQDTAVGEKIVNLLLGRVEEGVVILDTQWRVRGMNLAARELTFLGPLAMGRVFAGDREECQEKLRTVLNRIAHTGVGEELIDLSCRNSGNEALKMGLAAIPIGGRGQPFQGVVLLFAEGTRLANLTASRQAAGRFHRLIGGSPVMGEIYAQVENLANVATTVLVTGESGTGKELVAEALHFQGQRSHRPLVRVNCSALSETLLESELFGHVKGAFTGAVRDRIGRFKLADGGTLFLDEIGEISLHMQTRLLRTLQEREFEPVGSSRTVKVDVRIVAATNRDLRKRIKEGAFREDLFYRLNVVEVAIPPLRQRRDDIPLLINHFLRKFNTKYQSNISGVADSVLEVCMTHPWPGNVRELENVIEHAFVTCRRAVIKIKHLPKEFLKGKMPCGDALPPVVQSSDPERDTILRALETTHWKKNLAAKLLGISRSTLYRKMEVFKIQ